One genomic window of Gracilinema caldarium DSM 7334 includes the following:
- the greA gene encoding transcription elongation factor GreA: MSEALLKHVQELLNEEKWTRATLSNYSTTQFKELDQILKEAKEKRANEDLKKLCDEHLSHTKNSIIALYLSGMIAISYQLIDDAALVSLITIFVDNHKWPIVKYLCERMLDYGESKYALRMLAECYQNEENQEAIYGVWERLVKVDYEEADIAKELAEYYEKQGKTEETIDYYKKALHRYVNKKLLINIREIWAKLLELCPEDLDFFLHVQKKVAKNISEDKAALLLQELYQVYRKQKKIDTAIEILKIILTYDERDSLARKELVECVREKYAKHSQLEEYIKMSNLAQSWRNVHEAIADFEKHIAFDTGNFVFHRTWGVGRIGKVEGDEITIDFAKKRGHTMSLKMAVSALQTLAKDHIWVLKATQKKEKLHEKVKDDPAWTLKTIIRSFDNSCDMKRIKAELVPGILSTGEWTTWSTKARDILKSDPNFGVNPDKIDEYIVRERPISVEEKLFNQFKAERNFFDRLQTLRDFLNVTDAEPDSEYFSEMFNYFAGYLKSYNQVNEQVIASYLFVKDLIGRFPYLNTGLHFNFAELFEDIEDLPGIFNALKDTRLKEEFLHHIKLFIPNWADIYIQLFPYALSSSIVTTLKKEGYEQKLVAMTVNIFENYRDLNNREAVVWLFKNVREDDWFEKTGLSYEKQLITLIHILDVTYREIENHRDTTENRKINKQVHTILFKDEVLDTFIDRADRDTITRIYTLIDDVKDLDPALKMKLRNRILNKDPSFKFFGSEEKTVITRGLMVTASKYQEKQRQLQHIMEVEVPANSREISFALSLGDLRENAEYKAAKEKQEILNATVAKLKDEIERAQIFDPSTVNTNRVSFGTKVVLHNETQGIEEIYTILGPWESDPDNNIISYLSPFGGSILNRKVGEHFEFSINDTRIKYIVKSITAANLG; encoded by the coding sequence ATGTCAGAAGCCCTCCTCAAGCATGTGCAGGAACTATTAAACGAAGAGAAGTGGACCCGGGCCACTTTAAGCAACTATTCAACAACCCAATTCAAAGAATTGGATCAGATTTTAAAGGAAGCCAAGGAGAAACGGGCCAACGAAGATTTGAAGAAACTTTGTGACGAGCATTTAAGTCATACGAAAAACAGTATTATCGCCCTGTACCTTTCGGGAATGATCGCCATTTCCTATCAGCTCATTGATGATGCTGCTCTGGTATCTCTCATTACTATCTTTGTTGATAACCACAAATGGCCTATTGTGAAGTATCTCTGTGAACGAATGCTTGATTATGGCGAATCTAAATACGCCTTGCGAATGCTGGCTGAATGTTACCAAAACGAAGAGAATCAGGAAGCGATATATGGCGTCTGGGAACGGCTCGTTAAGGTAGACTATGAAGAAGCGGATATTGCGAAAGAATTAGCCGAATATTATGAAAAGCAAGGAAAAACTGAAGAAACGATAGATTATTATAAAAAGGCGCTTCATCGATATGTTAACAAAAAATTATTAATAAATATCCGCGAAATCTGGGCAAAACTTCTCGAGCTCTGTCCTGAAGATCTGGATTTCTTTCTCCATGTTCAGAAAAAGGTCGCAAAAAACATCAGCGAAGATAAGGCGGCCCTATTGCTTCAGGAACTGTACCAGGTTTACAGAAAACAAAAGAAAATTGATACAGCCATTGAAATTTTAAAGATTATACTTACCTATGATGAACGGGATTCGCTAGCCAGAAAAGAATTGGTTGAATGTGTTCGGGAAAAATATGCAAAACATAGTCAGCTGGAAGAATATATTAAAATGTCCAACCTGGCTCAAAGCTGGCGAAATGTCCATGAAGCTATAGCAGATTTTGAAAAACACATTGCCTTTGATACGGGTAACTTTGTATTCCATCGGACCTGGGGTGTTGGACGGATTGGAAAGGTAGAAGGTGATGAGATTACCATTGACTTTGCAAAGAAGCGGGGCCACACCATGTCCCTTAAAATGGCAGTAAGTGCCCTGCAGACCCTCGCAAAGGATCATATCTGGGTTCTCAAGGCCACACAGAAAAAAGAAAAACTGCATGAGAAGGTTAAAGATGACCCTGCATGGACACTGAAAACGATCATTCGCAGTTTTGATAATTCCTGTGACATGAAACGGATCAAGGCAGAGTTGGTACCTGGAATACTTTCCACAGGAGAGTGGACCACCTGGAGTACCAAAGCCCGGGATATTTTAAAGTCGGATCCAAACTTCGGGGTGAATCCGGATAAAATTGATGAATATATCGTTCGTGAACGGCCTATCAGTGTGGAAGAGAAGCTGTTTAATCAGTTTAAGGCTGAACGGAATTTCTTTGACCGCCTGCAAACCCTGAGAGACTTCCTGAATGTAACTGATGCTGAACCGGATTCGGAATATTTTTCTGAAATGTTCAACTATTTTGCCGGATATCTTAAATCCTACAATCAGGTGAATGAACAGGTTATTGCATCATATTTATTTGTAAAGGATCTTATAGGCCGGTTCCCCTATTTGAATACGGGCTTGCATTTTAATTTTGCGGAGCTTTTTGAAGACATTGAAGATCTTCCCGGCATCTTTAATGCGCTTAAAGATACAAGACTAAAGGAAGAATTTCTCCATCATATTAAACTCTTTATTCCTAATTGGGCGGATATCTATATTCAGCTTTTCCCCTATGCACTATCCAGTTCAATTGTCACTACCCTTAAAAAGGAAGGATATGAGCAAAAACTGGTTGCCATGACAGTAAACATTTTTGAAAACTATCGGGATCTTAATAACCGGGAAGCGGTAGTATGGCTCTTTAAAAATGTACGAGAGGATGACTGGTTTGAAAAAACAGGCCTTAGTTATGAAAAACAACTCATTACGCTCATCCATATACTCGATGTAACCTATCGGGAAATTGAAAATCATCGTGATACAACGGAAAACCGAAAGATAAATAAGCAGGTTCATACTATCCTCTTTAAGGATGAAGTCCTGGATACATTTATTGATCGAGCTGATAGGGATACCATAACCCGCATCTACACCTTAATTGATGATGTGAAGGATCTGGATCCCGCCCTTAAGATGAAACTCCGTAATCGAATTCTCAACAAAGATCCTTCCTTTAAATTTTTTGGTTCTGAAGAGAAAACAGTCATTACAAGAGGGCTTATGGTTACTGCCAGCAAATACCAGGAAAAACAACGGCAATTGCAGCATATTATGGAAGTTGAAGTTCCTGCCAACTCTCGGGAAATCAGTTTTGCCCTTTCGTTGGGTGACCTTCGGGAAAATGCCGAATATAAAGCTGCAAAAGAAAAGCAGGAAATTCTTAATGCCACTGTGGCAAAACTGAAGGATGAAATTGAGCGGGCCCAAATATTCGATCCTTCTACGGTTAACACCAATAGGGTATCTTTTGGTACAAAGGTCGTACTTCATAATGAAACCCAGGGCATTGAGGAAATCTATACGATCCTTGGTCCTTGGGAATCTGATCCGGATAATAATATCATATCCTATCTCTCACCATTTGGTGGTAGTATTCTTAATCGTAAAGTTGGCGAGCATTTTGAATTTTCCATTAATGATACTAGAATAAAATATATTGTGAAATCTATTACGGCTGCAAATTTAGGTTAA
- a CDS encoding tetratricopeptide repeat protein translates to MDAETSIQGLLQKAYDNLKASDASSAMAVLEKALQIDFEDPEVVYALKCVNWWIEQVKRSEAVHDCYDRGEFFLTQWRAFYSFLDRIGPPYDRCIYAIRRYVFSSALSCFKQLWQEGGEKQDPELLLRIGRCYKGVGNFEQALHYLEEAAASKKDDAETISELADVYALVDEVRLAKVLFREAFFINPQRIDLRSMESDLILRLQQKVQDLGHKSPELEEWIPVYGVLFGVLNVKRELRAIELGKLKQSIFTLENELRDRPERQNILIPRLINRYFWLIDHYIRAGEDASRIDELLLKIRVLDASIYERYIN, encoded by the coding sequence ATGGATGCAGAAACATCAATACAGGGGCTCCTTCAGAAAGCCTACGATAACCTGAAAGCCTCTGATGCATCATCGGCAATGGCCGTTTTAGAGAAGGCGCTTCAAATTGACTTTGAAGATCCCGAAGTTGTATATGCATTGAAATGTGTTAACTGGTGGATTGAACAGGTAAAACGGAGCGAGGCCGTTCATGATTGCTATGATAGGGGTGAGTTTTTCTTAACTCAGTGGAGGGCTTTTTATAGTTTTCTCGATCGCATTGGCCCCCCCTATGATCGTTGTATTTACGCCATCCGACGGTATGTTTTTTCATCTGCTCTCAGCTGTTTTAAACAGTTGTGGCAGGAAGGAGGAGAAAAGCAGGATCCAGAGCTGCTCCTTCGAATTGGGCGTTGCTATAAAGGGGTGGGAAACTTTGAACAAGCCCTGCACTATCTGGAAGAAGCGGCGGCATCTAAAAAGGATGATGCGGAAACCATATCAGAATTGGCTGATGTTTATGCACTGGTTGATGAAGTTCGGCTTGCAAAGGTGCTCTTTCGAGAGGCCTTTTTTATAAATCCCCAACGGATTGACCTTCGTTCTATGGAATCGGATCTTATTCTACGATTGCAGCAAAAGGTTCAGGATTTAGGTCATAAAAGCCCTGAACTGGAGGAATGGATTCCCGTATATGGAGTGTTATTTGGAGTGTTGAATGTCAAACGGGAACTGAGAGCAATTGAACTGGGTAAACTTAAGCAATCCATATTTACCCTGGAGAACGAATTACGGGACAGACCTGAACGGCAGAACATACTGATACCGAGGCTCATTAATCGGTATTTCTGGCTCATCGATCATTATATCAGAGCCGGTGAAGATGCATCCCGCATTGATGAACTCCTACTTAAAATAAGAGTTCTCGATGCATCGATTTACGAACGATACATCAATTAA
- the rpe gene encoding ribulose-phosphate 3-epimerase, with the protein MNRPLIAPSILSANFSKLGEAVSAIQDAGADWVHIDVMDGIFVPNLTFGPKMVSDLRPYTSLPFDVHLMIEKPDQLIPAFAEAGADYITFHLEAVVHAHRTIQMIRSLGKKPGVSIVPSTPVSMLKELLPYVDQVLIMTVNPGFGGQSLIETCLDKIRELVAMRNDQQLPFLISADGGINEQTAAITRKAGADILITGSAFFSAQEKKKMVQSLRKF; encoded by the coding sequence ATGAATAGACCATTGATAGCACCATCAATTCTATCTGCTAATTTTTCGAAACTGGGTGAAGCTGTCTCTGCAATTCAGGATGCAGGAGCTGATTGGGTACATATTGATGTCATGGATGGTATTTTTGTGCCTAATCTAACCTTTGGACCAAAAATGGTGAGCGATTTACGCCCCTATACATCGTTACCCTTCGATGTTCACCTGATGATTGAGAAACCGGATCAGCTCATTCCTGCCTTTGCTGAAGCCGGGGCAGATTATATTACCTTTCACCTCGAAGCAGTCGTGCATGCCCATCGCACGATACAAATGATTCGCAGTTTAGGTAAAAAACCCGGTGTCAGTATTGTTCCCTCAACGCCGGTCAGTATGCTGAAAGAATTGCTGCCCTATGTGGATCAAGTCCTCATTATGACCGTTAATCCCGGTTTTGGGGGTCAAAGTCTCATAGAAACCTGTTTAGATAAAATACGGGAACTGGTAGCCATGCGAAATGATCAACAATTGCCATTTCTAATCTCAGCTGATGGTGGTATTAATGAACAAACTGCAGCTATAACACGAAAGGCTGGAGCTGATATATTGATAACAGGTTCAGCATTCTTTTCAGCTCAGGAAAAGAAAAAAATGGTTCAATCATTAAGGAAATTTTAA
- a CDS encoding tetratricopeptide repeat protein translates to MVLKRTSFFIVLVMFLCNLLFAQNPKELFEKGLDLYQNGKWQDAVLMFRRVQTDTTVDETLTNEALYWISLSELFAGAYEAALQDIELFIKNTSNTPSKVKNYYEAIYNKGRILYYLNQFDGAIPLFKTYADAIQDPNRKASAYYWIGECLFALGHFEEARNTFLIVTEKYPQSTKYEAASYRIVLVDQKKIENELLNLLKWSHEESLRIVEEYQRRERAYEQAILAYQKRIAEMLKDTHMAELEKENKELKQKLALLESSLTTIAASAPLKDVSVVQDQMSEQSTEITKAMVSGTLTQEQANKLLSLKASALELQKMLLKRLSESTEQGDKK, encoded by the coding sequence ATGGTTTTAAAACGTACATCCTTTTTTATAGTCCTAGTAATGTTCCTTTGTAATTTGTTATTTGCACAAAACCCAAAGGAATTATTTGAGAAGGGCCTTGATTTATATCAAAATGGAAAATGGCAGGATGCGGTGCTTATGTTCCGTCGCGTACAAACAGACACCACCGTAGATGAAACGCTAACAAATGAAGCCCTTTATTGGATTTCTTTATCTGAACTTTTTGCTGGTGCATATGAAGCAGCATTACAGGATATAGAACTTTTTATAAAGAATACATCAAATACACCATCGAAGGTAAAAAACTATTATGAAGCTATCTATAATAAAGGACGTATTCTCTATTATTTAAATCAATTTGATGGAGCAATTCCATTATTTAAAACCTATGCTGATGCAATTCAGGATCCAAACCGGAAAGCATCTGCCTATTATTGGATAGGTGAGTGTCTTTTTGCCTTAGGTCATTTTGAAGAAGCTCGAAATACATTTTTAATTGTTACAGAAAAATATCCGCAAAGTACTAAGTATGAAGCTGCTAGTTATAGAATTGTTCTGGTAGATCAGAAAAAAATTGAGAATGAATTGCTTAATCTCTTGAAATGGAGTCATGAAGAATCTTTGAGGATTGTAGAAGAGTATCAACGTAGAGAACGTGCCTATGAACAAGCAATTTTAGCCTATCAGAAACGTATTGCGGAAATGTTAAAAGACACTCATATGGCAGAACTAGAAAAAGAAAACAAAGAGCTAAAACAAAAGCTTGCTCTGCTCGAATCTAGTCTAACTACTATAGCTGCATCAGCTCCGCTTAAGGATGTTTCAGTCGTGCAGGATCAGATGTCGGAACAGTCAACAGAGATAACCAAAGCTATGGTCTCTGGGACATTAACTCAGGAACAAGCAAACAAATTATTATCTCTTAAAGCTTCAGCTCTGGAATTACAGAAAATGCTGCTCAAGCGTCTTAGCGAAAGCACAGAACAGGGAGACAAAAAGTGA
- a CDS encoding tetratricopeptide repeat protein, giving the protein MKLDPLLTKAAQYARRGHYSKAIRLLEPEVLRYHDSHRFYYILAVSCLNLGDFGGAHTYFRRCRELKIQDSYTLLGLAALHVRRGETDRAVEYYLEILDLEAASPNPSKNAIRIAKRGLAVIRKFGEKETLSTWLETGALKHIYPPLPPLPRRLRTVFSAALVTGLALIAMAGIGIYTKSIPNPFEIAPRPIRPGMESLILDDTERKTTVNTSGAFRYVLTQDQVLQSYERAKRFFAEFRDEAAKIEINRILESNASDTIKAKANLLLSYTVTPGFNTLKDTYSYLDVQKDPYLYRNVVVRWKGMAANVQLHDRSVMFDLLVGYDMKKVLQGIVPVVLPFAATINQNEPIEVLGSITVQKEGSIALRGIAIHQAVSLPQPEEQQ; this is encoded by the coding sequence ATGAAGCTGGATCCGCTCTTAACCAAGGCTGCCCAATATGCACGAAGGGGTCATTATAGCAAAGCAATTCGACTTCTTGAGCCAGAAGTGCTCCGATATCATGATTCTCATCGGTTTTACTATATTCTCGCTGTATCCTGTTTGAATTTAGGAGATTTTGGAGGAGCCCATACTTATTTTCGTCGATGCCGGGAACTAAAAATACAGGATTCTTACACCCTACTGGGATTAGCAGCACTCCATGTCCGGCGTGGTGAGACAGATCGGGCTGTTGAATATTATCTTGAGATTTTGGATCTCGAAGCAGCCAGCCCCAATCCCTCGAAAAATGCCATTCGAATAGCCAAACGAGGTCTGGCAGTTATTCGAAAATTTGGGGAAAAGGAAACCCTATCAACATGGCTTGAAACAGGGGCATTAAAACACATATATCCCCCGCTGCCACCGCTTCCTCGCCGTCTTCGTACGGTATTTTCCGCTGCCCTGGTAACAGGGCTAGCTCTTATTGCGATGGCGGGGATAGGTATTTATACTAAAAGCATACCCAATCCCTTTGAAATAGCCCCAAGACCGATCCGGCCAGGTATGGAAAGTCTTATCCTCGATGATACAGAGCGGAAAACTACCGTCAACACTTCGGGGGCTTTTCGATATGTACTTACCCAGGATCAGGTTTTACAAAGCTACGAGCGTGCTAAAAGGTTTTTTGCAGAGTTCAGAGATGAGGCTGCGAAAATTGAAATTAACCGTATCCTTGAATCCAATGCATCCGATACAATAAAGGCAAAGGCAAACCTGTTGCTTTCCTACACGGTAACACCGGGCTTTAACACCCTGAAAGACACCTATTCCTATCTGGATGTACAAAAAGATCCCTACTTATATCGGAACGTTGTCGTTCGCTGGAAAGGCATGGCCGCAAATGTTCAGCTACATGATCGGTCTGTAATGTTTGACTTGCTCGTAGGCTATGATATGAAAAAAGTCCTCCAGGGCATCGTCCCTGTAGTACTTCCCTTTGCCGCAACCATTAATCAGAATGAGCCCATAGAAGTCCTTGGTTCCATTACTGTACAGAAAGAAGGATCTATTGCCCTACGGGGCATTGCAATACATCAGGCAGTTTCCCTGCCGCAACCAGAGGAACAGCAATGA
- the dtd gene encoding D-aminoacyl-tRNA deacylase: MRAVVQRVSEASVTVEGNRVGAIEKGLLVYLGVAAGDTEKDADYLAEKVAGLRIFTDIEDKMNLSVQDIGGGILVVSQFTLLADARKGRRPSYSDAAEPEKANRLYLYFVDQLRKRDFTVETGVFQASMRVQYINEGPVTILLDSTKLF; this comes from the coding sequence ATGAGGGCGGTAGTACAGCGAGTATCAGAAGCATCAGTAACCGTAGAGGGCAACAGGGTAGGGGCAATCGAAAAGGGACTCCTTGTATACCTCGGTGTGGCCGCTGGGGATACAGAAAAGGATGCGGATTACCTTGCAGAAAAGGTCGCTGGTTTACGTATATTTACCGATATAGAGGACAAGATGAATCTTTCGGTTCAGGATATAGGAGGAGGCATCCTTGTAGTTTCCCAGTTTACCTTGCTTGCAGACGCCCGTAAGGGCCGCAGACCTTCCTATTCAGATGCGGCAGAGCCAGAAAAGGCAAACCGTTTATATCTTTATTTTGTCGATCAACTTCGGAAACGGGACTTTACCGTGGAAACCGGTGTATTTCAGGCATCTATGAGGGTCCAGTACATCAACGAAGGTCCGGTGACCATCCTTTTAGATTCTACAAAATTGTTTTAG
- the prs gene encoding ribose-phosphate diphosphokinase, with the protein MQNTFAIVATRTMQEYAEKVVQKLIRFPSFSEQAETISRVDTLKVSVFADGELEVYVDSSLRGQDVYLFANAARNMAGIPVEEAKIELYHAVDALKRSQAERIIVFEPYVSCSRSDRTTRRNSVGLWIHFKILSSLGTNHIITYQLHSDKSKSMVDPTICAIDDVPGLTLLKKQLCDTYIQTIDQLYSVVKPHWAFCSVDAGGEKLARSFANAFGAPLVVAHKQRDYSKVNTVESINILSAEPIKGKTLWIVDDMVDTGGSVYSLIKTLVTLEPAEINLLAVHAVFSPPAIDRLCELSSKGLLKHIMVTDTVFCPECFIDDLPNLEIVPSTEFSANIIATIAEDKSLGKLLKPFNAEEYLRRPRLL; encoded by the coding sequence ATGCAAAATACATTTGCCATCGTAGCCACCAGAACAATGCAAGAATATGCTGAAAAAGTCGTGCAAAAACTTATTCGTTTTCCCAGTTTTTCAGAACAAGCCGAAACAATCAGCCGGGTAGATACCCTTAAGGTTTCAGTCTTTGCCGATGGTGAATTGGAAGTATATGTGGATTCTTCCTTACGCGGCCAGGATGTGTACCTTTTTGCCAATGCAGCCAGAAATATGGCGGGGATTCCGGTCGAAGAAGCAAAGATAGAGCTTTATCATGCGGTAGATGCCCTGAAACGTTCCCAAGCAGAACGGATCATTGTCTTTGAGCCCTATGTCTCCTGTTCAAGATCCGACAGGACTACGAGACGTAATTCGGTAGGTCTATGGATTCATTTTAAAATTCTGTCCAGTCTTGGCACCAACCATATTATCACCTATCAGCTCCATTCAGATAAATCGAAGAGTATGGTGGACCCGACGATTTGTGCTATCGATGATGTACCAGGGCTGACCCTGCTTAAAAAGCAGCTCTGTGATACTTATATTCAAACGATTGATCAGCTTTATTCGGTGGTAAAACCTCATTGGGCGTTTTGCAGTGTTGATGCGGGTGGAGAGAAGTTGGCCCGGAGCTTTGCTAATGCCTTTGGGGCACCTCTGGTTGTAGCCCATAAGCAACGGGATTATTCCAAGGTAAATACGGTTGAATCCATCAATATACTTTCCGCTGAACCCATTAAAGGGAAAACCCTCTGGATTGTAGATGACATGGTCGATACAGGGGGCTCGGTGTATAGTCTCATAAAAACCCTGGTAACCCTGGAACCGGCAGAGATTAATCTCCTTGCGGTACATGCGGTATTTTCACCACCTGCTATTGATCGACTTTGTGAATTAAGCAGTAAGGGCCTTTTAAAACATATCATGGTAACCGATACGGTCTTTTGTCCTGAATGTTTTATCGATGATTTGCCTAACCTTGAAATTGTGCCCTCTACAGAATTTTCTGCGAATATCATTGCCACAATCGCAGAAGATAAGTCTCTCGGTAAGTTGCTCAAACCTTTTAATGCTGAAGAATATCTCAGGCGCCCCCGGCTCTTATAA
- the recA gene encoding recombinase RecA yields the protein MAKVTETSGANQEQRASNEEKLKALEIARLQIEKQFGAGSLMKLGTHVNAAGIEVIPSGSILLDEALGIGGYPRGRIIEIYGPESSGKTTLALHAIAEAQKRGGIAAFIDAEHALDPVYAKNLGVNIDELWVSQPDTGEQALEIAESLVRSGAVDVIVVDSVAALTPQAEIEGEMGDAHVGLQARLMSQALRKLTATIGKSRTILIFINQIRMKIGVMFGNPETTTGGNALKFYASVRLEVRKMETIEKGEADAVGNKVRVKVVKNKVAPPFRKAELDIMFGKGVSAISSILDAAVKYEIIDKKGAWYAYGEEKIGQGRDNAREFLENNPVLAQEIEKKLRSIMFPGMKEPEQVQPAANLSGTGLGSGVSMPAGLNQGAKTSAAEVKGAELKGGSGQTPGVKAAAVTSPSRPSAPKPAQVKPTLSEDDELF from the coding sequence GTGGCAAAGGTAACAGAAACTTCCGGAGCAAATCAGGAACAACGGGCTAGTAACGAAGAAAAATTAAAAGCCCTGGAAATAGCCCGTCTGCAGATTGAAAAACAGTTTGGTGCGGGATCTCTCATGAAACTGGGAACCCATGTCAATGCGGCTGGAATAGAGGTTATTCCTAGCGGCTCTATCTTGCTTGATGAAGCTCTCGGTATAGGGGGGTACCCCCGGGGGAGAATCATAGAAATATATGGGCCCGAATCATCCGGTAAAACTACCCTGGCCTTGCACGCCATTGCAGAAGCACAAAAACGGGGCGGTATTGCCGCCTTTATTGATGCCGAACATGCCCTTGACCCGGTGTATGCAAAAAATTTAGGTGTTAATATTGATGAACTCTGGGTTTCCCAGCCCGACACGGGCGAACAAGCCCTGGAAATTGCCGAAAGCCTTGTCCGTTCCGGCGCAGTAGATGTCATTGTTGTAGACTCCGTAGCCGCCCTGACCCCTCAAGCAGAAATAGAAGGCGAAATGGGAGACGCCCATGTAGGGCTCCAGGCCCGGCTCATGAGTCAGGCTCTGCGAAAACTGACCGCCACGATCGGTAAATCTCGAACGATCTTAATTTTCATCAACCAGATCCGTATGAAAATTGGTGTTATGTTTGGGAACCCGGAAACCACCACCGGCGGAAACGCCCTAAAATTTTATGCCTCGGTGCGGCTTGAGGTCCGTAAAATGGAAACCATCGAGAAGGGTGAGGCTGACGCGGTTGGAAACAAGGTCCGGGTTAAGGTGGTGAAAAATAAGGTTGCGCCACCCTTCAGAAAGGCTGAGCTGGACATTATGTTTGGTAAGGGCGTTTCCGCCATCAGCAGTATCCTGGATGCGGCGGTGAAGTACGAAATTATTGATAAAAAAGGCGCCTGGTATGCCTATGGCGAAGAAAAAATCGGCCAAGGCAGGGATAATGCCCGGGAATTTCTGGAAAACAACCCTGTATTAGCCCAGGAAATTGAGAAAAAGCTCCGCTCTATTATGTTTCCTGGTATGAAAGAACCGGAGCAAGTTCAGCCTGCAGCTAATCTATCCGGTACTGGTCTGGGATCGGGGGTCTCCATGCCAGCAGGCTTAAACCAGGGGGCAAAAACCTCCGCAGCAGAAGTGAAAGGGGCAGAATTAAAAGGAGGAAGTGGGCAAACTCCTGGGGTTAAAGCTGCCGCTGTAACCAGCCCCTCTCGACCAAGTGCGCCAAAGCCTGCTCAGGTAAAACCGACGCTCTCAGAAGATGACGAACTCTTCTAA